Proteins from one Neodiprion fabricii isolate iyNeoFabr1 chromosome 5, iyNeoFabr1.1, whole genome shotgun sequence genomic window:
- the LOC124182074 gene encoding peptidoglycan recognition protein-like: MAIRKSLIFLTIFYAVNANQTHECPNIITRSQWGARQVASVNYLIVPIPYVVIHHTAGHTCNRTSRCAEVVAGIQAQHIDSNNWGDIGYSFLIGGDGNVYEGKGWTREGAHVIGYNKKSIGIAFIGSFEDNNANQTMLDVAHKLIICGKAQGILRPTVRVVGARQLIATVSPGFALYNQIQAWPEWVSTP; the protein is encoded by the exons ATGGCTATTAGAAAGAGTCTTATATTTCTGACCATTTTTTACGCCGTTAACGCaa ATCAGACTCACGAGTGCCCAAATATAATAACGAGATCGCAATGGGGAGCGAGACAAGTAGCAAGCGTTAATTACCTGATCGTACCAATACCGTACGTGGTAATTCACCACACGGCAGGTCACACTTGCAACCGGACGAGTCGATGTGCTGAAGTCGTCGCCGGTATCCAAGCGCAACACATCGACTCTAATAATTGGGGTGACATTGGTTACTC ATTCTTGATCGGAGGCGATGGTAATGTGTACGAAGGTAAAGGCTGGACCCGCGAAGGAGCGCACGTAATCggttataacaaaaaatccaTCGGAATTGCTTTCATAGGTTCATTCGAAG ataacAACGCAAACCAAACTATGCTGGATGTAGCGCACAAGTTGATCATTTGCGGAAAAGCTCAAGGAATTCTTCGACCGACTGTTCGCGTAGTTGGTGCACGTCAATTAATCGCCACAGTAAGTCCAGGCTTTGCACTGTACAACCAAATTCAAGCTTGGCCGGAATGGGTATCTACCCCGTGA